TGGGCGGTGAAGGGCACCGCCTAACACAGCGTGCAACTGTAGCGTTCCATCCCACTCGACATCCCTAAAAGGAATGTGAAATATGAAAGAGTATCGAAATCCTTCCAATGTGCATCAGCCCATCGCCGCATCCTATACTCATCAAATAGAAGTCAGGGGACCTGAACGCCTGTTGGTACTTTCGGGGCAAGTTGGTAGAAAAGAAGATGGCACAGTGCCAGACGATCCAATCGAACAACTAGAAATTGCGTTAGAAAATCTTTGCCGTAATCTTCAAGCCGCAAATATGGATGTTCAAGATATTCTGAAACTCACGCTCTATCTGGTGGGCGAGATGGATGCGACGCGGCGACGAGAATTGATCGCATCCAAGCTGAAAGGGCATAAACCTTGCATGACTCTGTTGTACGTCGCGGCGCTTGCCAGCCCCATCTACAAAGTCGAGATTGACGCCTGGGCAAGTAGCGCAAACTAAGCGTCTTGATTTCCGCGCGGGACAACATCGTGTAACACGCGCGCGTCCGCGCACGACTCGGACACTAGCTGTTAGTAAAAGTCGAGATTTAATGCACAAGGGCAAACCTATACCTACTGTTTTGAAAAATGTTCTCGCGCTCAATGTCCGATTTACTGACGACTCGCTCATCGTTGCTCTTTCGGACGGACGCGAAATATCCGCGCCTCTGGAATGGTTCCCGCGCCTCCGGGATGCAACGTCAAAGCAACGGAAGAATTGGCGACTCATCGCGAAGGGAATCGGAATCCACTGGGAAGATGTGGACGAGGACATTGCAGTTTCTACGTTGCTACGCGCGTGACAAGGAAGACTGCAAGGAACACACGCACCGCACATGAATATCACCGATGTCGTTGACCTGTACACCCAACTGAATAGTCTTGGCATAGAGGTCTGGCTCGATGG
The nucleotide sequence above comes from Chloroflexota bacterium. Encoded proteins:
- a CDS encoding RidA family protein; the encoded protein is MKEYRNPSNVHQPIAASYTHQIEVRGPERLLVLSGQVGRKEDGTVPDDPIEQLEIALENLCRNLQAANMDVQDILKLTLYLVGEMDATRRRELIASKLKGHKPCMTLLYVAALASPIYKVEIDAWASSAN
- a CDS encoding DUF2442 domain-containing protein, whose product is MHKGKPIPTVLKNVLALNVRFTDDSLIVALSDGREISAPLEWFPRLRDATSKQRKNWRLIAKGIGIHWEDVDEDIAVSTLLRA